One genomic window of Nevskia ramosa DSM 11499 includes the following:
- a CDS encoding glutathione peroxidase, translated as MSTIYDFSATTIDGKTVKLDAYKGKVLLIVNVASKCGFTPQYKGLEAAYRDLHDKGVEILGFPCDQFGHQEPGDEKEIQQFCSLTYDVSFPMFAKIKVNGDDAHPLYKFLKSEEKGILGSEAIKWNFTKFLVAKNGDVLKRYGSIDTPASIAKDIEKLLAA; from the coding sequence ATGTCCACGATCTACGATTTCAGCGCCACCACCATCGACGGCAAGACGGTCAAGCTCGATGCCTACAAGGGCAAGGTCCTGCTGATCGTCAACGTCGCTTCGAAGTGCGGTTTCACGCCGCAGTACAAGGGTCTGGAAGCGGCGTATCGGGACCTGCATGACAAGGGTGTCGAGATCCTCGGCTTCCCCTGCGACCAGTTCGGTCATCAGGAACCGGGCGACGAGAAGGAAATCCAGCAGTTCTGCTCGCTGACCTACGACGTCAGCTTCCCGATGTTCGCCAAGATCAAGGTCAATGGCGACGACGCGCACCCGCTGTACAAGTTCCTGAAGAGCGAGGAGAAGGGCATCCTCGGTTCGGAAGCGATCAAGTGGAACTTCACCAAGTTCCTGGTCGCCAAGAACGGTGACGTGCTGAAGCGCTATGGGTCGATCGACACGCCGGCGTCAATCGCCAAGGACATCGAGAAGCTGCTCGCTGCCTGA
- a CDS encoding acyl-CoA dehydrogenase family protein yields the protein MATYAAPVREIQFVLNDVLNVGSLAEMPVMADATPDTLNGLIEEAAKLIQNQVAPLNAPGDAEGCKLSNGDVTVPKGFKEAYKQYQEAGWVGISNPAEWGGAGLPYTLGKVIDEMLCSADVAFALYPGLTVGCFEGILAAGSDEVKQSYLPKLATGEWTGTMCITEPQAGTDLGAIKTKATPNDDGSYSLDGGKIFITSGEHTMVDNIVHFVLARIEGGPAGVKGLTTFAVPKFLVNADGSIGARNKVTCTSIEHKMGIHGSCTCALQFEGAKGWLVGAPNTGIQNMFVMMNLARILVGMQGLGLCELATQNAIAYAKDRKQGKAFNGGATIIDHPDVRRMLLTMRATTEGARVLAYETGMYVDIAHHHPDPAVREEANDWVELNTPLVKSFCTDSAVDLGSLAIQVYGGHGFIREHGVEQIMRDAKILCLYEGTNGIQAMDLVRRKLMIDNGRLPARFFAKVRSESTGDAPLGFIAKPLRDAIDELEKTTAWLQESFKTNPNDAGFGAVDFQRAFSLTYLGYNWLRMAKAAMNSSDEIFKAQKLNTAQFFAARMLPQVMSLCANVRQPASELMALDAANF from the coding sequence ATGGCGACCTACGCTGCGCCTGTGCGCGAAATCCAGTTTGTCCTCAACGACGTCCTGAACGTCGGTTCCCTGGCCGAAATGCCCGTGATGGCCGATGCCACGCCGGACACGCTGAACGGTCTGATCGAGGAAGCCGCCAAGCTCATCCAGAATCAGGTCGCGCCGCTGAACGCGCCCGGCGATGCCGAAGGCTGCAAGCTCAGCAACGGCGACGTCACCGTGCCGAAGGGCTTCAAGGAAGCCTACAAGCAGTATCAGGAAGCGGGCTGGGTCGGCATTTCCAACCCGGCTGAATGGGGCGGCGCCGGTCTGCCGTACACACTGGGCAAGGTCATCGACGAGATGCTCTGCTCGGCGGACGTCGCCTTCGCGCTCTATCCGGGCCTGACCGTCGGCTGCTTCGAGGGCATCCTCGCGGCCGGTTCCGACGAGGTCAAGCAGAGCTATCTGCCGAAGCTCGCCACCGGCGAGTGGACCGGCACCATGTGCATCACCGAACCGCAGGCCGGCACCGACCTCGGCGCGATCAAGACCAAGGCCACCCCGAACGACGACGGCAGCTACTCGCTCGACGGCGGCAAGATCTTCATCACTTCCGGCGAGCACACGATGGTGGACAACATCGTCCACTTCGTACTGGCCCGCATCGAAGGCGGCCCGGCAGGCGTCAAGGGCCTGACGACCTTCGCGGTGCCGAAGTTCCTGGTCAATGCCGACGGCAGCATCGGCGCCCGCAACAAGGTCACCTGCACGTCCATCGAGCACAAGATGGGCATCCACGGTTCCTGCACCTGCGCGCTACAGTTCGAGGGCGCCAAGGGCTGGCTGGTCGGCGCGCCGAACACCGGCATCCAGAACATGTTCGTGATGATGAATCTGGCGCGCATCCTGGTCGGCATGCAGGGCCTGGGCTTGTGCGAACTGGCCACCCAGAACGCCATCGCCTACGCCAAGGATCGCAAGCAGGGCAAGGCCTTCAACGGCGGCGCCACGATCATCGACCACCCGGACGTGCGCCGCATGCTGCTGACCATGCGCGCCACCACCGAAGGCGCCCGCGTGCTGGCCTACGAGACCGGCATGTATGTCGATATCGCCCATCATCATCCGGACCCGGCGGTCCGCGAGGAAGCCAATGACTGGGTCGAGCTGAACACGCCGCTGGTCAAGAGCTTCTGCACCGATTCGGCGGTCGATCTCGGCAGCCTGGCGATCCAGGTCTACGGCGGTCACGGCTTCATCCGCGAGCACGGCGTCGAGCAGATCATGCGCGACGCCAAGATCCTCTGCCTCTACGAAGGCACCAACGGCATCCAGGCAATGGATCTGGTGCGCCGCAAGCTGATGATCGACAACGGCCGCCTGCCGGCGCGCTTCTTCGCCAAGGTGCGCTCGGAATCGACCGGCGACGCGCCGCTCGGCTTCATCGCCAAGCCGCTGCGCGACGCCATCGACGAACTGGAAAAGACCACCGCCTGGCTGCAGGAATCGTTCAAGACCAACCCGAACGATGCCGGCTTCGGCGCCGTCGATTTCCAGCGCGCGTTCTCACTGACCTACCTCGGCTACAACTGGCTGCGCATGGCCAAGGCGGCGATGAACTCCAGCGACGAGATCTTCAAGGCCCAGAAGCTCAACACCGCGCAGTTCTTCGCGGCCCGCATGCTGCCGCAGGTGATGTCGCTGTGTGCCAACGTGCGCCAGCCGGCAAGCGAGCTGATGGCGCTGGATGCGGCGAATTTCTGA
- the ypfJ gene encoding KPN_02809 family neutral zinc metallopeptidase, with protein MDWNKGRRSSNVEDRRSGGGGGGGKLGAGAMLAVVVISVLLGKNPLEMIGLLEQSGVADAIQGSSQQGTAPPQDDREAEFVARILGDTEDVWGAIFQQTGSRYVEPKLVLFAGRVQTDCGGATSASGPFYCPADQQVYLDTSFFAQMRDQLGGGGDFAEAYVIAHEVGHHVQTLLGVSAKVNAARQRGDEVRGDGGLLVRQELQADCLAGVWAHHAQARHQWLEAGDIDEALRTATAIGDDRLQKQAQGTVVPDAFTHGTSAERVRWFRAGFDGGAVAGCDTFSAKAL; from the coding sequence ATGGACTGGAACAAGGGCAGGCGCAGCAGCAATGTCGAAGACCGACGCAGTGGCGGCGGTGGAGGCGGCGGCAAGCTCGGCGCCGGCGCGATGCTCGCCGTCGTCGTCATCAGCGTGCTGCTCGGCAAGAACCCGCTGGAAATGATCGGCCTGCTCGAACAGTCCGGCGTCGCCGATGCCATCCAGGGCAGCAGCCAGCAGGGCACGGCACCGCCGCAGGATGATCGTGAAGCGGAGTTCGTGGCTCGCATCCTGGGCGATACCGAGGATGTCTGGGGCGCGATCTTCCAGCAGACGGGCAGCCGTTATGTCGAGCCGAAGCTGGTGCTGTTCGCCGGCCGTGTGCAGACCGACTGCGGCGGCGCCACCTCGGCCAGCGGGCCGTTCTACTGCCCGGCCGATCAGCAGGTCTATCTCGACACCAGCTTCTTCGCCCAGATGCGCGATCAACTCGGCGGCGGCGGCGATTTCGCCGAGGCCTATGTGATCGCCCATGAAGTGGGCCACCACGTGCAGACCTTGCTGGGCGTGTCCGCGAAAGTGAACGCAGCCCGCCAGCGCGGCGACGAAGTTCGCGGCGACGGCGGCCTGCTGGTGCGACAGGAATTGCAGGCCGATTGCCTGGCCGGCGTCTGGGCTCATCACGCGCAGGCACGGCATCAGTGGCTGGAGGCCGGCGACATCGACGAAGCGCTGCGCACGGCCACCGCGATCGGTGACGATCGTCTGCAGAAACAGGCGCAGGGCACGGTGGTGCCGGATGCCTTCACGCATGGCACGTCGGCGGAGCGGGTGCGCTGGTTCAGGGCCGGTTTCGACGGTGGTGCAGTGGCCGGCTGCGATACCTTTTCGGCGAAGGCGCTTTAG
- a CDS encoding DUF4168 domain-containing protein has protein sequence MKLRHIAPLFALTLSCAAFADAAPSDKELQQFVAASVEVNKINSASLAKREAASTAAAAEKLEDDATAQMEKAIEAKGLTSDRYAEIYTATQNDPAIKAKVVALAKPHRK, from the coding sequence ATGAAACTTCGTCACATCGCCCCGTTGTTCGCGCTCACCTTGTCGTGCGCAGCATTTGCAGACGCGGCACCCAGCGACAAGGAACTGCAGCAGTTCGTGGCCGCATCCGTTGAAGTCAACAAGATCAACAGCGCTTCGCTGGCCAAGCGGGAAGCCGCCAGCACCGCCGCCGCTGCGGAAAAGCTCGAGGATGACGCCACTGCGCAGATGGAAAAGGCGATCGAGGCCAAGGGCCTGACGTCCGATCGTTACGCCGAGATCTACACGGCGACGCAGAACGATCCCGCGATCAAGGCCAAGGTGGTCGCGCTGGCGAAGCCGCACCGCAAGTAA
- a CDS encoding inositol monophosphatase family protein — MHPLVNIAVSAARTAGNFISRSIDRVDTLTIESKGRNDFVTQVDRSAEAEIIKVIRKAYPQHAVLGEETGASGDNEVVWIIDPLDGTTNFLHGLPHFAVSIGIQVRGKLEHGVIYAPSTQDLYIATRGGGATLNNRKIRGSTAKELDSALIGTGIPIKPELLDAYLPMLKTIASNSAGIRRAGSAALDLAYVAAGRLDGFFELGLKPWDMAAGIVLVQEAGGTVTELYDPRGDVMKTGHILAAPHKLHAQLSDALRGAAQPIVPASE; from the coding sequence ATGCATCCGCTCGTCAACATCGCCGTCAGCGCCGCCCGTACCGCAGGCAATTTCATCAGCCGCAGCATCGATCGTGTCGACACGCTTACCATCGAAAGCAAGGGGCGGAATGATTTCGTCACCCAGGTCGATCGCAGCGCCGAAGCCGAGATCATCAAGGTGATCCGCAAGGCCTATCCGCAGCATGCGGTGCTCGGCGAAGAGACCGGCGCCAGCGGCGACAACGAAGTGGTCTGGATCATCGATCCGCTCGACGGCACCACCAACTTCCTGCACGGCCTGCCGCACTTCGCGGTGTCGATCGGCATCCAGGTGCGCGGCAAGCTCGAACACGGCGTGATCTACGCGCCGTCGACCCAGGATCTGTACATCGCCACCCGCGGCGGCGGCGCCACCTTGAACAACCGCAAGATCCGTGGCAGCACCGCCAAGGAACTCGACAGCGCGCTGATCGGCACCGGCATTCCGATCAAACCGGAACTGCTCGATGCCTATCTGCCGATGCTGAAGACCATCGCCAGCAACAGCGCCGGCATCCGTCGCGCGGGTTCAGCGGCGCTGGATCTGGCCTATGTCGCCGCCGGCCGTCTCGACGGCTTCTTCGAACTTGGCCTAAAGCCCTGGGACATGGCGGCCGGCATCGTGCTGGTACAGGAAGCCGGCGGCACCGTCACCGAGCTGTATGACCCGCGTGGCGATGTGATGAAAACCGGCCACATCCTGGCCGCGCCGCACAAGCTGCACGCGCAGCTGAGTGATGCGCTGCGCGGTGCGGCGCAGCCGATTGTGCCGGCCTCTGAATAA
- a CDS encoding glutathione S-transferase family protein, which yields MIRLHYHPFSTYARRVRIALIEKNIPHKLVEVDMAARQHKTPEYMALNPYARVPTLEEDGFVLYESSAIMMYLEDEHPEPALIPGDSKGRAEVDMHLRLCDAQMATPAGVIIFQKRFFPEAKWNLESITKASADITKHLKILDRQLEGVDYLVHDRYTLADIAYIPFLQFLPIMVDAASVPANVAKWSAELLARPSSVETAPAK from the coding sequence ATGATCCGCCTGCACTACCACCCGTTTTCGACCTACGCCCGCCGGGTCCGCATCGCGCTGATCGAAAAGAACATTCCGCACAAGCTGGTCGAAGTCGACATGGCTGCCCGCCAGCACAAGACGCCGGAATACATGGCGCTGAATCCCTACGCCCGGGTGCCGACGCTGGAAGAAGACGGCTTCGTGCTCTACGAATCCTCGGCGATCATGATGTACCTCGAAGACGAGCACCCGGAACCGGCGCTGATCCCCGGTGACAGCAAGGGCCGCGCCGAAGTCGACATGCACCTGCGCCTCTGCGACGCCCAGATGGCGACGCCGGCCGGCGTGATCATCTTCCAGAAACGCTTCTTCCCGGAAGCGAAATGGAATCTCGAATCGATCACCAAGGCCTCGGCCGACATCACCAAGCACCTGAAGATTCTCGACCGCCAGCTCGAAGGCGTGGACTACCTCGTCCACGATCGCTACACCCTGGCCGACATCGCCTACATCCCGTTCCTGCAATTCCTGCCGATCATGGTCGACGCCGCCAGCGTTCCAGCCAATGTCGCGAAATGGAGTGCCGAACTGCTGGCGCGCCCGAGCAGCGTCGAAACCGCACCCGCCAAGTGA
- a CDS encoding DUF6989 domain-containing protein codes for MREVRDALILNGLLAAAGWATFRYLQSPMLGLAVVALVIGYNLLLPLIARGSGHGHWFDLWWFLLPLSICQVVPDWVLSQLIGILSFPDHGAPRIGTVPVYMAGMWAIPLFWILLIARGSPAVAGLLALVVFAASEWAAPVFGLWRPLQVPTWQGIAHYVLLPEALLGAAAAYAYREVRSANVITRLSAAAAVSVFYTGALIVSYFLMQRAGL; via the coding sequence ATGCGTGAAGTCCGTGATGCACTGATCCTCAACGGCCTGCTCGCTGCCGCCGGCTGGGCCACGTTCCGGTACCTGCAGTCGCCGATGCTCGGGCTGGCGGTGGTCGCGCTGGTGATCGGCTACAACCTGCTGCTGCCGCTGATCGCGCGCGGCAGCGGCCACGGTCACTGGTTCGATCTGTGGTGGTTCCTGCTGCCGCTGTCGATCTGTCAGGTGGTGCCGGACTGGGTGCTGTCGCAGCTGATCGGCATCCTGAGCTTCCCCGATCACGGCGCGCCACGCATCGGCACGGTGCCGGTCTACATGGCCGGCATGTGGGCGATTCCGCTGTTCTGGATCTTGCTGATTGCGCGGGGCTCGCCAGCAGTTGCTGGCCTGCTCGCGCTGGTCGTGTTCGCGGCCTCCGAATGGGCGGCGCCGGTGTTCGGCCTGTGGCGGCCGCTACAGGTGCCGACCTGGCAAGGCATCGCCCATTACGTGCTGCTGCCGGAAGCGCTGCTCGGTGCAGCGGCGGCCTATGCCTATCGTGAAGTCCGCTCGGCGAACGTCATCACGCGGCTCTCCGCCGCAGCGGCCGTCAGCGTGTTCTACACCGGCGCGCTGATCGTTTCGTACTTCCTGATGCAGCGAGCCGGGCTCTAA
- the secF gene encoding protein translocase subunit SecF, translating to MRIFSNVPKFDFMRQRKVGLAVSALLTTASILLVIFRGLNFGIDFTGGVLVEVQFPQSVQLEKVREDLGKGGYEHGIVQYFGGSSTVLIRLPPNQETSANLSTKVLAAVGAGAEGVQMRRVEFVGPQVGEELSEKGSIAMIVAFGLIAAFIAFRFEWKFAIGAIAALVHDAVMVLGFLSLTWVEFDLTTLAAILALIGYSNNETIVIFDRVRENLIRTRKATVFEVVNLSVNQTLLRSIITHVTTLLVCVALFTLGGSTVHSFSVSMIVGVIVATYSSIYVSTGLAVALGVKRDDLLPPEERDELIKAEKIAKQENDGAVV from the coding sequence ATGAGAATTTTTTCCAATGTCCCGAAGTTCGACTTCATGCGCCAGCGCAAGGTCGGCCTTGCTGTCTCGGCGCTGCTGACTACGGCGTCGATCCTGCTGGTGATCTTCCGCGGCCTGAATTTCGGCATCGACTTCACTGGCGGCGTACTGGTCGAAGTGCAGTTCCCGCAGTCGGTGCAGCTTGAAAAAGTCCGCGAGGACCTCGGCAAGGGCGGCTACGAGCACGGCATCGTCCAGTACTTCGGCGGCTCGTCGACGGTGCTGATCCGCCTGCCGCCGAACCAGGAAACCTCGGCCAATCTGAGCACCAAGGTGCTCGCCGCGGTCGGCGCCGGTGCCGAAGGCGTGCAGATGCGCAGAGTCGAGTTCGTCGGCCCGCAGGTTGGCGAAGAGCTGAGCGAAAAGGGTTCGATCGCGATGATCGTCGCCTTCGGCCTGATCGCCGCGTTCATCGCCTTCCGCTTCGAGTGGAAGTTCGCGATCGGCGCGATCGCAGCACTGGTCCACGACGCGGTGATGGTGCTCGGCTTCCTGTCGCTGACCTGGGTCGAGTTCGATCTGACCACCCTGGCGGCGATCCTGGCGCTGATCGGCTACTCGAACAACGAAACCATCGTCATCTTCGATCGCGTTCGCGAAAACCTGATCCGCACCCGCAAGGCGACCGTGTTCGAGGTGGTCAACCTGTCGGTCAACCAGACCCTGCTGCGTTCGATCATCACCCACGTCACCACCCTGCTGGTCTGCGTCGCGCTGTTCACGCTCGGCGGCTCGACGGTGCACAGCTTCTCGGTGTCGATGATCGTCGGTGTCATCGTCGCCACCTACTCGTCGATCTACGTGTCGACCGGTCTGGCCGTCGCCCTCGGCGTCAAGCGCGACGACCTGCTGCCGCCGGAAGAGCGGGACGAGCTGATCAAGGCGGAAAAGATCGCCAAGCAGGAGAACGACGGCGCGGTCGTTTAA
- a CDS encoding tRNA guanosine(34) transglycosylase Tgt has protein sequence MRFELLATEGAARRGRLHFPRGSIETPQFMPVGTYGTVKAMTPAELRAGGAQIILGNTFHLWLRPGHETIRALGGLHRFMNWNGPILTDSGGFQVWSLAELRKLTEEGVHFASPINGDKVFLSPEKSIAIQHGLGSDIIMQFDECTPYPATPEEARKSMELSARWAARCKTAHLAWTPEAAPPPPPPQSGGTPLPETEPRGALFGIVQGGMHADLRAESLQRLTEIGFDGYAIGGLSVGEPEGERLKVLDAIGPILPADRPHYLMGVGTPRDLVQGVARGIDLFDCVMPTRNARNGHLFTSEGVIKLRNARHRTDPGPLDPACDCETCTSYSRAYLHHLDRCNEILGARLNTIHNLHYYLNLMKRIRAALDAGTFAPFAAAFLAGPEGQSRRGAEAAVAADQDAGLNLPE, from the coding sequence ATGCGTTTCGAACTTCTTGCCACCGAGGGCGCCGCCCGGCGCGGCCGTCTGCACTTTCCGCGCGGCAGCATCGAGACGCCGCAGTTCATGCCAGTGGGCACTTACGGCACGGTGAAGGCGATGACGCCGGCCGAACTGCGCGCGGGCGGGGCGCAGATCATTCTCGGCAACACTTTCCATCTGTGGCTGCGGCCGGGGCACGAAACCATCCGCGCGCTCGGCGGCCTGCATCGCTTCATGAACTGGAACGGGCCGATCCTCACCGACTCCGGCGGCTTTCAGGTCTGGAGTCTGGCCGAGCTGCGCAAGCTGACCGAGGAAGGCGTGCACTTCGCGTCGCCGATCAATGGCGACAAGGTTTTCCTGTCGCCGGAGAAGTCGATCGCCATCCAGCACGGCCTGGGCAGCGACATCATCATGCAGTTCGACGAGTGCACGCCGTATCCGGCCACACCCGAGGAAGCGCGCAAGTCGATGGAGCTGTCGGCGCGCTGGGCGGCTCGTTGCAAGACCGCGCATCTGGCCTGGACACCCGAAGCCGCACCGCCACCACCGCCACCTCAATCGGGCGGCACGCCGCTGCCGGAGACCGAGCCGCGCGGCGCGCTGTTCGGCATCGTCCAGGGCGGCATGCATGCGGATCTGCGTGCCGAATCGCTGCAGCGGCTGACCGAGATCGGCTTCGATGGCTACGCGATCGGCGGCTTGTCGGTCGGCGAGCCGGAAGGCGAACGCCTGAAGGTGCTCGATGCCATCGGCCCTATCCTGCCGGCCGATCGTCCGCACTACCTGATGGGTGTCGGCACGCCGCGCGATCTGGTGCAGGGTGTGGCGCGCGGCATCGATCTGTTCGATTGCGTGATGCCGACACGTAATGCCCGCAACGGCCACCTGTTCACGTCCGAGGGCGTGATCAAGCTGCGCAACGCGCGGCACCGCACCGATCCCGGCCCGCTCGATCCGGCCTGCGACTGCGAGACCTGCACCAGTTACTCGCGCGCCTATCTGCATCACCTCGACCGCTGCAACGAGATTCTCGGCGCGCGGCTGAACACCATCCACAACCTGCATTACTACCTCAACCTGATGAAGCGGATCCGCGCGGCGCTCGATGCCGGCACGTTCGCGCCCTTCGCGGCGGCCTTTCTGGCCGGGCCGGAAGGGCAGTCGCGCCGCGGCGCGGAGGCCGCAGTGGCGGCCGATCAGGACGCGGGGCTGAACTTGCCGGAGTGA
- the secD gene encoding protein translocase subunit SecD, which translates to MHQYPFWKPVTLIVVTLLGLLYALPNVYGEDPAVQISTSSGDPVPADFGDRIAKVLEAEKIEDRGSRLEGTQWVVRFASPEVQLHAVDAIKRDLEGQGYVSALNLASKTPKWLSAVGGKPMALGLDLRGGVHFLLQVAVEDVKKAAVERLINDVPKFLRDKDLRYSGRRKAGEAIVIEFADADRLEKARTAIAREYRELTVSTPPDATVPSLAVSLSEVEAKRLIDDAVQKNLITLRNRVNQFGVAEPIVQRQGADRIVVQLPGVQDPTRVKELLGATATLEYRAVDENADAASAAASGVIPAGDELFYQRGSHRPYLLKRETIASGAELTSATPTIDHESGTPAVSVKLDGNGAKKMLDFTSKNVGKLMAVVYKETEIKTTYNTRGEAIRERRDVQEVISAATVRGVFGAQFQTTGLSSREARDLADLLKAGALVAPIEIIEERTIGPSLGADNIRRGMSAALLGLGLVMVFMVVYYRVFGLFAIAALTVNLLLLTAVLSLFQATLTMPGIAGIVLHMGIAVDANVLIYERIREELRAGLKPLQAIDAGYDRAFLTIADANVTVLIGTLILFFLGAGALKGFAITLAIGIVTSQFTAIVGSRTLAHWVFGKRQNLKDLPIW; encoded by the coding sequence ATGCATCAGTACCCCTTCTGGAAGCCCGTGACGCTGATCGTCGTCACGCTGCTCGGCCTGCTCTATGCACTGCCGAACGTCTATGGCGAAGATCCCGCCGTGCAGATCAGCACCAGCTCCGGCGATCCGGTGCCTGCCGATTTCGGTGACCGCATCGCCAAGGTGCTGGAAGCCGAAAAGATCGAGGACCGCGGCTCGCGGCTCGAAGGCACGCAGTGGGTGGTTCGCTTTGCCAGCCCGGAAGTGCAGCTGCACGCGGTCGACGCGATCAAGCGCGATCTCGAAGGCCAGGGTTATGTGTCGGCGCTGAATCTGGCTTCGAAGACGCCGAAGTGGCTGTCGGCCGTCGGCGGCAAGCCGATGGCGCTCGGTCTCGATCTGCGTGGCGGTGTGCACTTCCTGCTGCAGGTCGCCGTCGAGGACGTCAAGAAGGCCGCCGTCGAACGCCTGATCAACGACGTGCCGAAATTCCTGCGCGACAAGGACCTCCGCTATTCCGGTCGCCGCAAGGCCGGCGAAGCGATCGTCATCGAATTCGCCGACGCCGATCGTCTGGAGAAGGCCCGCACCGCGATCGCCCGCGAATACCGCGAGCTGACCGTATCGACCCCGCCGGATGCGACCGTGCCGTCGCTGGCGGTGAGCCTGTCGGAAGTCGAAGCCAAGCGCCTGATCGACGATGCGGTGCAGAAGAACCTGATCACCCTGCGCAATCGCGTCAACCAGTTCGGCGTCGCCGAACCGATCGTCCAGCGTCAGGGCGCGGATCGCATCGTCGTCCAGCTGCCCGGCGTGCAGGACCCGACCCGGGTCAAGGAACTGCTCGGCGCGACCGCCACCCTGGAATACCGCGCCGTCGACGAGAACGCCGATGCCGCCAGTGCCGCGGCCAGCGGCGTGATTCCGGCCGGCGATGAGCTGTTCTACCAGCGCGGCTCGCATCGCCCGTATCTGCTGAAGCGCGAAACCATCGCCAGCGGTGCCGAACTGACCAGCGCCACGCCGACCATCGACCACGAATCCGGCACCCCGGCGGTCAGCGTCAAGCTCGATGGCAACGGCGCCAAGAAGATGCTCGATTTCACCTCGAAGAACGTCGGCAAGCTGATGGCCGTCGTCTACAAGGAAACCGAGATCAAGACCACCTACAACACCCGCGGCGAAGCGATTCGCGAACGCCGCGACGTGCAGGAAGTGATTTCGGCAGCCACCGTGCGCGGTGTCTTCGGTGCCCAGTTCCAGACCACCGGCCTGTCGAGCCGCGAAGCCCGCGATCTGGCCGACCTGCTGAAAGCCGGCGCGCTGGTCGCGCCGATCGAGATCATCGAGGAACGCACCATCGGTCCGAGCCTGGGTGCCGACAACATCCGTCGCGGCATGTCCGCCGCCTTGCTCGGCCTCGGCCTGGTGATGGTGTTCATGGTCGTCTACTACCGCGTGTTCGGCCTGTTCGCGATCGCTGCGCTGACCGTCAACCTGCTGCTGCTGACCGCCGTGTTGTCGCTGTTCCAGGCGACGCTGACCATGCCCGGCATCGCCGGCATCGTGCTGCACATGGGTATCGCGGTCGATGCCAACGTGCTGATCTACGAACGCATCCGTGAAGAACTGCGGGCCGGCCTGAAGCCGCTGCAGGCGATCGACGCCGGTTACGACCGCGCCTTCCTGACCATCGCCGATGCCAACGTCACCGTGCTGATCGGCACCCTGATCCTGTTCTTCCTCGGTGCCGGTGCCCTGAAGGGCTTCGCGATCACCCTGGCGATCGGTATCGTCACCTCGCAGTTCACCGCGATCGTCGGTTCGCGCACACTCGCCCACTGGGTGTTCGGCAAGCGCCAGAACCTCAAAGATCTGCCGATCTGGTAA
- the yajC gene encoding preprotein translocase subunit YajC, with protein MELLDLLIPVAHAQSTGAPKAPGLLEATWPLLVLLPLFYFMLIRPQMKRSKEAREMLGQLAKGDEAVSSGGLAGRITVIGENYVTLEIADKIEVKIQKSAITSILPKGTLKNL; from the coding sequence CTGGAATTGCTCGATCTGCTGATCCCGGTTGCCCACGCCCAGTCCACCGGCGCACCGAAGGCTCCTGGCCTGCTGGAAGCGACGTGGCCGCTGCTGGTGCTGCTGCCGCTGTTCTACTTCATGCTGATCCGGCCGCAGATGAAGCGCTCGAAGGAAGCGCGGGAAATGCTCGGCCAGCTCGCCAAGGGCGATGAAGCGGTGTCGAGCGGTGGTCTCGCCGGCCGCATCACGGTGATCGGCGAGAACTACGTGACCCTGGAGATCGCCGACAAGATCGAGGTCAAGATCCAGAAGTCCGCGATCACCAGCATCCTGCCCAAGGGCACGCTGAAGAACCTTTGA